One window from the genome of Grus americana isolate bGruAme1 chromosome 2, bGruAme1.mat, whole genome shotgun sequence encodes:
- the LOC129202405 gene encoding proteasome subunit alpha type-3-like — MSSIGTGYDLLASTFSPDGRVFQVEYAMKAVENSSTAIGIRCKDGVVFGVEKLVLSKLYEEAPTVDEVAGRLRQYEESLSSSLVSAVEKLSQDVRQLKEDISYSPPVQTRNSANIE, encoded by the exons ATGAGCTCCATCGGCACCGGCTACGATCTGTTGGCTTCCACGTTTTCTCCAGATGGCAGAGTATTTCAAGTTGAATATGCCATGAAAGCTGTGGAGAATAGTAGTACAGCAATTGGGATAAGATGCAAAGATGGTGTTGTCTTTGGAGTAGAAAAACTAGTTCTGTCCAAGCTTTatgaagaggcacccacagtggacgaagtggctggccgactccggcaatatgaagagagcctttcttcctccctcgtctcggctgtggagaaactgtcccaggacgtccggcaactcaaagaggatatatcttactccccacctgtacagacccgta ATTCAGCCAATATTGAGTAA